The segment CCCATCTGGCAGATCCGTATTCCGTGTTATGCCTGTACTTCTTCGCATTCTTCCCTTTGAGGTAGACCGCCAGCCGGAATGCTGCGGCACACAAAGCACCGATCAGCAGGTCAAACGGTGCAAAGCTGGGAAGCGGATTCGAGAATGCCGTCTGCAGTGTAGTCATCAGGCTCAGGACTTTCTCTGACGCATTCGCTCCTTCCGCCAGTCTCCATGCTTCTCCAAAATTCGTTGCAAGCAAACCTGCGATCACATAGGGAAGATTCAGGATCAACGCCTTCTTTGTTTTATTGCTCATAGGCTGTGTTCCTGTTCGTGGTGATGGACCTTTGCCGGTATTGCCGCAGCCTTTTCAACTAGCTTATGCAGCTGCTGCAGAAGACTTGGCGTCTTCTCCTTATTCAGCTGTTTTGCCGTCAAATCCTTCATGATCGCTGTCAACGCATCGGTATCCCTTGCTTTAAAGAAGACTGTGTATTTTGCCGGAATCTCCGATTTGTCCTTTACGACGGCGAAATCCACACCATACTTCTGTGCTGCCCGGCTGAAATCTTTGATCCGTACATCATCCAGAGGAATACTGGTAACGCCCTGATTCTGTCCGATCAGCTCTTTTACGGTCTGCTCTCCCTGAATGTGATCCGGCTTCGCTGCCTGTTTCATGCTCTTCACCCGATTGTGATGAGCCAGATACATGCGCAGACCGCTCAGGATTGCTCTGGCGCCTAGCCGTGTGGTTGTAATGGCAAGATTTACGGTTCTGTTCTCAATTTCCTCCTGCAATCACCTCACCTCCTTCAGCGGTCATCGATCTCCGGTGCAGGTTTCGTCTTCGGCTTATAGGACTCTTCCCGTTCATGAACCGCATCCTCCGGCACCTGAACTGCCATAATGCTGTGACCCAGCCGAATGAAAACTTCCGGTGAATAGAACTGATCCTCGAAATCCGAAAGCTGCTGATCCGTCAGAGAGCAGAAGTCATCTTCCGTGAGACCTGCAATCAGGAACGGTCCGGCAATAACATCTGAGATATTGCCATGGTCATCGTAGAGTGCGCGGTTCCATTCCAACCCGTTGAGCTTCCCTTCTTCATTGCAGATCAGCCCGACATTTTCGTCGAAGGGATACGTCACTTCAATATCCCCGCCGACTGCTTTCTGCAGATCTTCCAGATCCGTTCCGATCTGAATGTGCTGCGGATATTTCCCCGGTTCCACAAGAAGCACATCAATGGTTTCAGCAGCCTTCTGGACTCCCGTGTGTTCTGCAGCAATACGTTCTTCATAACCATGAGCTGTTTCAAAGATCCGTGCGTCTGCATCGTAGTGATAGGCATTATCCGTAAGACGATCCTCCGGTTCTACCTGTGTGGCATTGACTGTTTTGACCATATCTACCAGCCCATCAACATCCACTTCCGAAGTATCCTTCATGATCAGAACTTCGTGGATCGATGACGGCAGGAGATAGAAGCTCCCGCCCATCTTCTCAGCAGCCTGGTCCATGAAATCCGGATAAGTAATGACGCCGGCGCCGTTTACCGCTTTTTCATTCGTTACGACATAGAGCTTTTGTTGCCCGTCCGGATCGATGCTTTCCTCTTCCGGAATGCCGAAGAGCACGCTCTCCATGCTGTGGATGCTAGCCGGATGCATCAATGGTGCAAATGTCATCGCGTCATCATGAAGCTGTTCCGCCGTGATCCCGTAATTCCGCAGCATCTGATTGGTAACCAGGATGGTTGCGTTGCCATTAGACGTCTCTCCCAGATCGAACCGATAGACCATGGACATATCTTCCATTTCCTGATGCGGTACTCTGGAAAGCATTTCCTGATTCTTCTCTGTTGAGACGATCTGCACGGAGAGGCTGTGTTTCATCTCGTCGTAATTTATCAGTTTTCCGATATCCATATCCATCGAAAGCGACCGATCGAGAGCTTCGGATACGGCATCTCTGGCATCCAGCATCACATCATGATAAGGAACTCCGTTCTCCATCTCTGCAAAGAAGTTATGCATATCCATGTTGAAGCCGACATTTGTTCCGTCTCTTGTAAATTGCAGACCGTGGTAGGATTCACCCTGCATCTTCTGAATATCCGCAGTATCGACCGTTACTCCGGCTTCAGAATAATAATTCTGCAAATCATCTTTCAGCTTCTTCAGAAATTCTTCGTACTCCATCTGTTAACTCCTTCCTTATTTATTTGAGCCGATATACGTCTTTCTTCGCTGATCCGCAGAGAATCGTCCTTTTAACACAATTCAGATAATCGAGGAGCTTCTGGAAATCCTTCTCCTGGAATGCACGCAGCTCAGCACTTGGATCCATAAGGACAACCAACCCCTGCCCGAACAGATATTGGTGACCGCCGATCTCGATCAGATCCCCGATGCTGCAGGAAACCGCCATATCCGTATCGGGAATTTCAAAAATAACTTCATCGTTCTCCGTGAATGTTTCGTATTCCTCGAGTCTGCTGATCGGAACTTTCTCCGGCTGTTTTGCCGGATCGATAGAGATGGCAAAGATTTCATCCGGCGCCGGTACTTTATGCGACGGGGATAATAGTCTATCCAGATATGCTTCGCCATCGGGATCGTCTTCCTCAAAGTAATTACGGATGTCCCGGTCCTTTATTACATCGAGTAGCTCCTCTAATGTTTCAGCGATCCGGTAAAGCTGAACTGCGATATCAGCCTCCGGCGACAGGCCTGGTTTTGTATTCTGATTCATCATTTTCAAAATC is part of the Galactobacillus timonensis genome and harbors:
- a CDS encoding PcfB family protein, with amino-acid sequence MQEEIENRTVNLAITTTRLGARAILSGLRMYLAHHNRVKSMKQAAKPDHIQGEQTVKELIGQNQGVTSIPLDDVRIKDFSRAAQKYGVDFAVVKDKSEIPAKYTVFFKARDTDALTAIMKDLTAKQLNKEKTPSLLQQLHKLVEKAAAIPAKVHHHEQEHSL
- a CDS encoding DUF5688 family protein — encoded protein: MEYEEFLKKLKDDLQNYYSEAGVTVDTADIQKMQGESYHGLQFTRDGTNVGFNMDMHNFFAEMENGVPYHDVMLDARDAVSEALDRSLSMDMDIGKLINYDEMKHSLSVQIVSTEKNQEMLSRVPHQEMEDMSMVYRFDLGETSNGNATILVTNQMLRNYGITAEQLHDDAMTFAPLMHPASIHSMESVLFGIPEEESIDPDGQQKLYVVTNEKAVNGAGVITYPDFMDQAAEKMGGSFYLLPSSIHEVLIMKDTSEVDVDGLVDMVKTVNATQVEPEDRLTDNAYHYDADARIFETAHGYEERIAAEHTGVQKAAETIDVLLVEPGKYPQHIQIGTDLEDLQKAVGGDIEVTYPFDENVGLICNEEGKLNGLEWNRALYDDHGNISDVIAGPFLIAGLTEDDFCSLTDQQLSDFEDQFYSPEVFIRLGHSIMAVQVPEDAVHEREESYKPKTKPAPEIDDR